The Stigmatella ashevillena genomic sequence TGGGGCACCACCAGTGAGGGGGGGAGCATCCCGGCGGCGCTGCGAAGCGCCATCGTTCCCATCGTCTCGCGCGCGTCCGCAAGGACGGCTTACGGCGCTTCCTCCATCACGGACAACATGATCGCCGCGGGGCTCTCCGCGGGAGGCGTGGACGCTTGTCAGGGAGACAGCGGAGGCCCGCTGGTGATCAATGGCACGCTCGTGGGCATCACGAGCTGGGGCCGAGGCTGTGCGAGAGCGAACTACCCGGGCATCTACACCCGGGTGGGCAACTACGTGGATTGGATCACCGCCAACGCCCTCTGAGACGGAGGGGGATTTTCCAGAGAGGCTGGTAGTTCTGGAATTGGCGGCATTTGTGCCACGATAGGGGAGAGGCCCCGGGGGCCTCTTCTTTCTTCGTTGCAGGAGCTCAGCCCATGAACCCGAAGCGCACCCCCTCTTCGTTCATCACCGCCCTGCTGGCCGGATGGGCCAGCCTCCAGGGGCTGCCCGCCGCCGCCGAACCGGTCCGCGTCCCACAGACCGTGTCGGCGCAGGACGTGTCGCCAGCGATTCTCGAGGCCATGCGAGCGCAGGAGGAGCTCTCCGAGGAGCAACTCCTCCGCCGTCTGTCATTTGAAGCGTGGGCGCCTCGCATCGAGCAGGAGATGCGTCAGGCGCTGGGCGCAAGCTTTGGAGGCGCCTGGCTCAATGAGGACAGCACCCAGTTGAGGGTGGGCGTTACCTCCGAGGAGGGGGCTGCGCTCGTTCGCCGCGCAGGCGCCGAGCCCCGGCGCGTGGCCCGGAGTCTGGCGCAGCTTGAGCGCGTCATGGCGGAACTGGACGCCCACCGGCGGGACGCCCCTCCGTCCGTGCACTCCTGGTACGTGGACCTGCCGAACAACCGCGTGGCCGTGCAAGTCGAGGATGCCCACCTTCTCCAATCCCAGGCACACGCCTTCATCGCCCGGAGCCGCGGGGCGGTGGATGGGACGATCCAGGTGGTCGCCTCCCCGGGCGCCCCGCGCCTCGTCTACGACGTGCGCGGCGGGGACCCGTTCTTCGTCGGTGGCGCCCGGTGCACGGTGGGCTTTTCCGTCCAAGGCGGCTTCATCACCGCGGGCCACTGCGGGCCCGCGGGAGCGACCGTTACCGGCTACAACGGCGTGGTGATGGGGACCATTCAGGCCTCGCTCTTCCCCGGCGGGGATTACGCCTGGGTGGTCACCAACTCCTCGTGGACGCCGCAGCCCTGGGTCAACAAGCTCAATGGCAGCAACGCCATCGTCACCGGGGCCCAGGCTGCCGTGGTGGGCGCTTCGGTCTGTCGGGCGGGCCCGACGACCGGATGGCGGTGTGGGACGGTCACGGCCCGGAATGCGACGGTGAACTATGCCCAGGGCTCGGTCCACGGCCTCGTGAGGACCAACGTCTGCAGTGAGCCGGGGGATTCCGGCGGCCCGTG encodes the following:
- a CDS encoding S1 family peptidase, producing MNPKRTPSSFITALLAGWASLQGLPAAAEPVRVPQTVSAQDVSPAILEAMRAQEELSEEQLLRRLSFEAWAPRIEQEMRQALGASFGGAWLNEDSTQLRVGVTSEEGAALVRRAGAEPRRVARSLAQLERVMAELDAHRRDAPPSVHSWYVDLPNNRVAVQVEDAHLLQSQAHAFIARSRGAVDGTIQVVASPGAPRLVYDVRGGDPFFVGGARCTVGFSVQGGFITAGHCGPAGATVTGYNGVVMGTIQASLFPGGDYAWVVTNSSWTPQPWVNKLNGSNAIVTGAQAAVVGASVCRAGPTTGWRCGTVTARNATVNYAQGSVHGLVRTNVCSEPGDSGGPWMSGSQAQGMTSGGSGNCTSGGQSYFQPVQPVLSAYGLILKTGTALTASDLGGWMQISP